In the Wyeomyia smithii strain HCP4-BCI-WySm-NY-G18 chromosome 2, ASM2978416v1, whole genome shotgun sequence genome, one interval contains:
- the LOC129721186 gene encoding uncharacterized protein LOC129721186 isoform X3, whose protein sequence is MDDMLMQCTKNSVYVLNSSYRYRDFDTIELFGSPAGRALTVNNKTSAETHPCSKPNSSANNSITIATKCISCMCTTNQNHPLHQHRLFHPLYNCSFSETCNITNSNGLGCVNACNGNFVEYSDLIRHRSPVSHPHPQRLLPEHSVTNYNKGNRTNSKIAKIWKLFDEDRIHKGTSKEENQGKTRNCTSNGNNGLSGNNAFSRCQNKSSTNSVPQEEKSTKDLYSEAAQLLGMNCTLSDSCRCIDCQSQYFECDDFDSYSEYSDKSCDMEESLITNQSCYAANPDNYPVGKSPQENVTSVTCQPEQYVSTNSNQKSVLGDSNHAKQLSRRPDSANVNFTCNTTQDSNGNEPYYSLNDSTNDRELLDDKDFSVIQEKNCKCSKENASDMDGRLDLNYTDGIPSDFEQIKEKRNIKT, encoded by the exons GATTTCGATACGATAGAGTTATTCGGTTCGCCAGCAGGCAGAGCATTGacagtgaataataaaacaTCTGCCGAAACGCATCCATGCAGCAAACCTAACAGTAGCGCCAACAACAGCATTACTATTGCTACTAAATGTATTAGTTGTATGTGCACAACCAACCAAAATCATCCCCTTCACCAACATCGGTTATTCCATCCATTATATAACTGCAGTTTCAGCGAAACTTGTAATATCACCAATTCAAATGGTTTGGGCTGTGTGAATGCATGCAACGGCAATTTTGTCGAATATAGTGATCTAATAAGGCACCGTTCACCAGTCTCACATCCGCATCCCCAGAGACTTCTTCCTGAACATAGTGTAACAAACTACAACAAAGGCAATCGGACCAATTCAAAGATTGCCAAAATATGGAAGCTGTTCGACGAAGACCGAATACACAAAGGAACATCAAAGGAAGAAAATCAAGGCAAAACCAGAAATTGCACCAGCAACGGTAACAATGGCTTAAGTGGGAATAATGCTTTCAGCCGATGTCAAAA CAAAAGCAGTACCAATTCAGTACCACAAGAAGAGAAAAGCACAAAAGATTTGTACAGTGAAGCTGCACAACTGCTTGGGATGAATTGCACCCTCAGTGATAGCTGTCGTTGCATCGACTGCCAG AGCCAATATTTTGAATGCGACGACTTCGATTCCTACTCAGAATATTCAGACAAATCGTGTGACATGGAAGAAAGTTTGATCACGAATCAGTCATGCTACGCTGCTAATCCTGATAACTACCCCGTTGGTAAAAGCCCCCAAGAAAACGTCACGTCTGTTACCTGTCAGCCGGAACAGTATGTCAGTACAAACTCTAATCAAAAGTCTGTTTTGGGCGATAGCAATCACGCCAAACAACTTTCCCGACGTCCTGACTCAGCAAATGTCAACTTTACATGCAACACAACACAGGACAGCAATGGAAACGAGCCATATTATTCTCTCAACGATTCGACCAACGACCGAGAGCTTCTCGATGATAAGGATTTTTCTGTAATCcaagaaaaaaattgcaaatgcAGCAAAGAAAACGCCTCTGATATGGATGGACGTTTAGATCTGAATTATACAGACGGAATTCCAAGCGACTTCGaacaaataaaagaaaaacgTAATATAAAAACATGA